The DNA sequence CCAAACAAAAGCAGAGGATGAATCAATCCTCAAAATTTCTATGGCAACTTGCAATCAAAaagttcaaaaagaaaaaaaaacgcaCACACACTCGAgtaaaattttcacaaatcaGCCTAAACAAGGATGATGGACTATTAATCTTCATTTCTAACCAACCTATCATCATCAGCAATTGAAAACCAAGTTGCAAGTCTAGATCAGGTGTGGAAATtaataaaacaccaaaaatctcaaattttgttaatcatcaaaatcataaacttcaaaatgatACCTGGAGAAGCCTCCAAGGTGAATTAGGCCATCTTATGGGATCAGCAACATGAACAGATGATATGGTACCCATGAACCAACTGATTCTCGAGGAGTCCTCAGTCTCAAAAGCCATCTTAAACCTCATGCCAGAAGACCACTGGATCCTCATTGCAGCCCTTACAGACGCTGCTTTGACACAGAACTCTGGTGTGCTGGCCCTTGGGTAGTAGACAACCTCAAAAGGCTGCCCACTAGCAGCAAGGTTTGCTGCCTCCACAACGGACTCTGCTGTTACCCTTCCTCTGCTCCTCAAATTCCCGTTCATATTTGTTACACCTCCATTGCTATTACCTCTCATGAACTTCCCCTCTTCTTCTCTAAAAAAGGAAGAGAATGCCCCATAAGAGGACACACAGTTCCCCGATGGAGGGTTCCAGCCTGAGGGGGGTTCTGGCCCACCTCCCATCCCTCTTTTTGCCCTTCTGATCCCAACACAAAGATCACCATTCTCTGTTCTAAGGAACACAATGGAATCCCCAGCTACAAGCTTCTTCTGGTTCACAAAAGTGCTCCATCCCGTGGTGAGCAAATGCCTGCGGGGAGTTCCTCTATATATATGCCTGAACTTCCAAACTTCTCCATGCACATCCTTAGCAAGCACGGTTTGGACTGGTGGATCAGCCGAGTAATCCAGTCTTGGAAAGATGGTCTCCGCACAGTACCTTGGCACAGAGAATCCTCCACCATTGTTCGCGTCTGATTGGGTCAGTGTCTTAGCAAAGGAAGCAGGCTTCTCAGGCAATTCAGTAGTACCATGGTTTCCAAGGGCCAATCCATCATCTTCCCCAAAGTCAGGCTCATTGGCCCGAACAGGAACAAGCCGGATCTTGGCAAAGACTTCATCAGTCTCTGGGTCAGCCATGAACTTCACAGCAGCCACCCGGCAAAAGATGAACGCCGGGATGCGGGAGGAGCTCCCGAAGTCAGTGTTGCCTTGGGCATGCTCAGCATGGCCCTGGGGGAAGTAGTAGACCTTGGAGTTCACTGATGGCATCTGGACCATACCTCCAGCGCAGGCAT is a window from the Dioscorea cayenensis subsp. rotundata cultivar TDr96_F1 chromosome 2, TDr96_F1_v2_PseudoChromosome.rev07_lg8_w22 25.fasta, whole genome shotgun sequence genome containing:
- the LOC120275542 gene encoding auxin response factor 18-like yields the protein MFGDSVRESMVKDSDKCLDSQLWHACAGGMVQMPSVNSKVYYFPQGHAEHAQGNTDFGSSSRIPAFIFCRVAAVKFMADPETDEVFAKIRLVPVRANEPDFGEDDGLALGNHGTTELPEKPASFAKTLTQSDANNGGGFSVPRYCAETIFPRLDYSADPPVQTVLAKDVHGEVWKFRHIYRGTPRRHLLTTGWSTFVNQKKLVAGDSIVFLRTENGDLCVGIRRAKRGMGGGPEPPSGWNPPSGNCVSSYGAFSSFFREEEGKFMRGNSNGGVTNMNGNLRSRGRVTAESVVEAANLAASGQPFEVVYYPRASTPEFCVKAASVRAAMRIQWSSGMRFKMAFETEDSSRISWFMGTISSVHVADPIRWPNSPWRLLQVTWDEPDLLQNVKRVSPWLVELVSNMPAIHLAPFSPPRKKLRIPQHPDFPLDGQLPTPMFSTNPLGPSSSPLCCFPDSTPAGIQGARHAQFGLSLSDLHLNKLQAGLLQAGYRRLDHVAPALRISSAGLSSGNPTIHDNVSCLLTIGNPSVSAKKSCDVKAPQLVLFGQPILTEEQLSLSSSGGAVSPGLTGNSLSDGNHEKAGNLSDGSGSAIHQHGPVDNSSCEGFPWYRDQRATELGLDIGHCKVFMESEDVGRTLDLSALGSYEELYGKLADMFGIEKSEMMSHVLYRDSFGAVKHTGDEPFSEFMKTARRLTILMDSGSDNIGR